The sequence CCGGAATCAGCAGCTTCGAGGATCTCCGAGGCAAGCGCCTGGCCCTGGTCCGGGGCTACACCAGCTGGAATCGGGTGGCCGCGGCTTATCCCGACATCGAACTGGTGCCTGCGGAGACTCTGCTGGATGCGATAAACCTGGTGCTCAATGGCGATGCCGACGCCACCTTCGAGGCTCAGGTGGCGGTGGAGCACACCTTGAATGCCTCTTTAATGGGTGGCCTCAAAGGGATGCCCCAGAACGCTTTCGACGACATTCCGCTGCGGATGATGGTTCGAAAGAGCGCGCCTGAACTGGCCTCCATACTGCAAAAGGGGCTGGACTCGGTCAGTGCGGAGGAGAAGCGGGCGATCATGGGGCGCTGGCTGCACACCGCCACCGATGACGTGGAGCCGGAGTTTGCCACCTACGAAAGCCTGCGTTGGCTGACCGCCCTGCTGGTGGTGATCATCACCGCCCTGTTTGTCATGGGCAAACTGATGCAGCGCTTTGCCCAGTCGGAGCGGGCCGAACTGCAGTTTGGCAGCCCCAGATTCAGCTATCTGGTGGTGACCGGTCTGGCGGTGTTCGTCACCTTCGTCATCGCCATGAGTCTGATGATGATGGACTACAACAGGCGGGTGCTCGAGGAGCGCAACCAGATCTCCATGGAGGTGATCGCCACCTCTGTGGTTGAGAGCCTGGAATCCATGGTGGAGGGGCGCCAGCAGGCGCTCTCCCTGGTGGCACAGAAACCGGACTTTATCGCGCTGGTGGAGAGCCTGCTAACCATCCCCCGTCATCCTCAGTTGCTGATCAACTCCGAAGAGCAGCAAGAGCTGCGCAGTGAGCTGGCTTCACTCAACTCCATCCTCGGCGACCTGGGCTTTTTCGTCATCGCCCCGGACGGTACCACCCTGGCCTCGGCCAGGGACATGGCCGTAGGCGAGCGCAACCTGATTGCCGCCGCCCGTCCGGGGGAGTTCATTCAGTTGCTGGCGGGACAGAGCCTGTTCATCCCGCCTCTGCCCTCTGACATCGCCGACACCGGCTTTACCATGTTTGTGGCCATTCCCATCTTCAACCGCTACGGCAAGGTGATCGCCGTGTTGGCGGAGCGGCTGGACCCCCATAAGGATTTTAACGCCATCATCGGCGCCGGCAGGGTCGGTGAAACCGGGGAAACTTATGCCCTGGATCGCAAAGGCCTGTTGCTCTCCAGCAGCCGCTTCGAAGAGATGCTGGTGAAGACCGGACAGATCCCCGCCGGGGTCCCGAGTATCCGCGCACTCGAGGTTCGCGATCCCGGCGGAGATCTGACTCAGGGCTTTGTGCCTGAGTCGGGCAAGCGGCCGCTGACCAAGATGGCCCAGTCCATCTCCCTGGTTCAGAGTGGCTCCTCCCTGGAGCCATACCGGGACTACCGAGGTGTGCCCGTGGTCGGCGTATGGAAATGGAGTGAGGTGCTGGGGATCGGCGTGGCCACCGAGATGGATGAGACCGAGGCGATGCTCTCCTACACCACCCTCAAGTCCACTCTCTCCCTGGTGCTTGGGGTGACCCTGTTTTTTGCCGTGGTGGCCATTCTCTTCACCCTGAGCCTGGGCAAGAACGCCAACCGGCGTCTGTCCCGGGCCAAGGCGTCCCTCGACAAGCGGGTGCGCCAGCGCACCTTGGAGCTCTCCCTCTCGGAAGAGAAGGTTCGGCTGCTGCTGGGATCCGTGGGGCAGGGGATAGTCGGCACCGATGTGGAGGGGCGGATCAACTTCGTCAATCCGGCGGCACTGGCGATGCTGGGGTACCAGGAGGAGGCGATGGTGGGCCGGGCCCTGGAACCGCTGCTGATGCTGGAGCCTGCCCAAGAGGGCCCCCCAAGGCCCAGTCCTCTTGGCTTGACCCTGAGCCGGGGGTCAAAAGAGCATCTGGATGATGTGTTGCTGAAAAGGCGCAGCGGCCAAAGTTTCTCCGCCGAGTACGCCACTCATCCTGTGGTCAAGGAGGAGGAGATCGTCGGCGCCGTGGTGGTGTTCAGTGACATCACCCAGCGTAAGACCATGGCCCGGGATCTGGCTCAGGCCAAGCAGGAGGCGGAGCTGGCGTCCGAAGCCAAGAGTGAGTTCCTGGCCAACATGAGCCATGAGATCCGCACTCCGATGAATGCCATCATCGGCATGTCCTACCTGGCCCTGGAGACCAACCTGGACCGCAAGCAGCGCTCCTTCATCGACAAGGTTCACCGTTCGGCAGAAGCGCTGCTGGGAATCATCAACGACATCCTCGATTTCTCCAAGATTGAGGCCGGCAAGATGACCCTGGAGCAGACCCCCTTCTACCTGGACGATGTGCTGAGCAATCTGAGTAACCTCATCGCCCTTAAGGCAGAGGAGAAGGGGTTGGAGCTGCTGTTCAATGTGGAGTCTGATGTGCCCCAGGCCCTGATTGGCGACCCCCTGCGTCTGGGGCAGATTCTCACCAACCTGGGCAACAACGCCATCAAGTTTACCGAGAAGGGGGAGATCGTCATCTCCATCCGCCTCCAGGAGCGCCACAACAACAGGGCACAGCTGCTGTTTACCGTGCGTGACACCGGCATCGGCATGAACCGGGAGCAGCGCCAGCGACTGTTCCGCGCCTTCAGCCAGGCGGACAGCTCCACCACCCGAAAATACGGCGGTACCGGCCTGGGTCTGACCATCAGCAAAACCCTGACTGAGCTGATGGGCGGGGAGATCTGGGTGGAGAGCAAGCCCGGAGAGGGCAGCGCTTTCAATTTCACCGCTTGGGTGGAGATGCAGGAGAACGCCGAGCCCCGCACCCAGTTTGATGCGGAGCAGCTGTCTCAGTTGACGGCCCTGGTGGTGGATGACAACCCCTCTGCGCGCACCATTTTAGTGAGCATGCTGGAGAACTTTGGCATCCACACCGACAGTGCCGAAGGGGGAGAACGTGGCCTGACCATGTTGCCTGCGGGCCGTTACGACCTGCTGTTTATCGATTGGAAAATGCCGGACCTCGATGGGTTTGGCTGCCTTCGCGCCATGCGTAACTTCCAGCTCGAAAAGGAGCCCAAGGTGATCATGGTGACCGCCTATGGCCGTGAGGAGGCGATGCAGGAGGGGATGGATAACGGCCAGCTGCTCCATGGGGTGCTGAGCAAGCCCATCACTCCATCGACCCTGCTCGACGCCATCGGAGAGGCCAGGGGGGAGGCGGTGGTTAGAGCCAACCGCAAGCTGGACAAGCGCAGCATGATGAAACGCTCCCTGAGTCAGCTGCAAGGGGCGCACCTGCTGTTGGTGGAGGACAACGAGTTTAATCAGGACCTGGCCAGGGAACTGCTGGAGCAAAATGGCCTGACCGTCGAGGTGGCCGGCGATGGTCAGCAGGCGGTGGATCGCATCAACCGGGGCCAGGAGTATGACGCGGTGCTGATGGATGTGCAGATGCCGGTGATGGATGGCTATCAGGCCACCCGGGCGATTCGGGCCATTCCCGGTATGGGGGCCCTGCCGATTATCGCCATGACCGCCAACGTCATGAGCCGGGACATCGACCGGGCCAAAGAGGTGGGCATGAACGACCACGTTGGCAAGCCCATCGATGTGGAGGAGATGTTCGCCACCCTGGCCCGCTGGGTCCATAAGGGGCAGTCTGAGGTGAGTCTCAAGGAGGAGGAGCCCCAACCTAAGCTGGATGCCCTGGCTCCGCACATAGAGATTGACCACCTGATGGCGGTGACCCAGGGTAACCTCGGATTGATCGACAAGCTGCTGCGTCATTTCGCCGCAGACCACCTGGCGTTCGCCGAAAGCTTTGCCCTGCGACTGAAATCCGGCAATCAGGATGCCACCCGGTTGGCGCACACCCTCAAAGGGGTGGCAGGCAACCTGGGGGCCAGCGAGGTGTATCAGGCGGCCGAAGCCCTGGAGAGCGCCTGTCAGGTCCCCAGAAGTGACGCAGAGCTGATGGTGATGGCCGAGGAGGTGGAGAAACTGCTGCAGCCGGTGCGTCTGGCCATTGCCGCCTATTTGGGCCCACAGGGTCAGGGGCCGACTACAATGAAGGAGTGCGATCCCCAAGCCCGTCTGCAACAGTTGGAGTCTTTGCGACAGTTGCTGCTGGATGACGATACCGAAGCGGTTGAATTAATTGATGAGCTTCTGGCCAATGCGCGGGAACCCGGGATTCGCCGACGCCTGGGGAAAATTGCCCAGGCGGTAGAACAGTTTGATTTTCAGCAGGCGCTCACCCTGCTCGACCAACTGGTGGAAACACAGGGGTGGACCCTGAAGGAGGGCTAGGTGCAAAACGCGGCAATCTTGGTGGTGGACGATAACCCGGAAAACATCAACTTGCTGAGCAGCGTGTTGCGCCACGACTACAAGGTGAAGGCCGCCACCTCAGGTGCCAGGGCCTTGGAGATCGCCTCCAGACAGCCACGCCCGGACATGATCCTGCTGGATGTGATGATGCCGGAGATGGATGGCTATGAGGTGTGTGAGCGCCTCAAGTCGGACCCCACCACCGCCTACATACCGGTGATCTTCGTGACCGCCAAGATTGCCGTAGAGGATGAGACCCGGGGCCTGAACATCGGCGCCGTGGATTACATCACCAAACCCATCAACCCCACCCTGGTCAAAGCCAGGGTTAAGACCCACCTTGCCCTGTCCGATCAGAACCGCGAACTGGCCCGCCAGGTGGCTCAGAAGACCGAGGAGCTGGCCCATACCCGCCTCAAGGTGATTCAGACCCTGGGGCGGGCGGCGGAATATAAGGACAATGAGACCGGCATGCACGTTATCCGCATGAGCTACTACTCCAAATTGATTGCTCAGCAACTGGATGTGAGCGAGGAGTGGATTGACCTGCTGTTTAACGCCTCCCCCATGCATGACATTGGCAAAATTGGCATCGTCGACGCCATCCTGAAGAAACCGGGCCGGCTGGAGGGGGAGGAGTGGGTGGAGATGAAGCGCCACTCAGAGTACGGTGCCGACATCCTCAGTGGCCACGATTCTGAGCTGCTGAACATGGCCAGGGACATTGCCCTGGCCCATCACGAGAAGTGGGATGGCACCGGTTACCCCAAGGGGCTCAAGGGCGACGAGATCCCCCTGTCGGCGCGCATTGTGGCCATCGCCGACGTGTTCGATGCCCTGACCTCGGAGCGTCCCTACAAACCGGCCTGGAGCGTGGAGGACGCGGTCGCCTTCATCGACCAGCACGCCAACATCCATTTCGATCCAGCCCTGGTGGACATCTTCCACCAGTGCCTGCCGCAGATCCTGGAGGTCAGGGATCAGTTCAGTGGCTGAACCTGATGCGGGCCACGCACCCCTGGGTGTCCCGGTTCTTTAGTTCAAACAGCCATCGGTAGCGCTGACACAGATCCTCGACAATCAGCAGGCCCAGGCCGTGGCCACCGCATTCGATGCCATCCAGCCCCGGGCCTTGGTCCAATATGGTGAGGCTGTGGTCATCCATGCTGATCCGCACCTCGCCTTTTCCGGTGGCGGCGATGGCGTTGCGCAGCAGATTGCCGATGATCATCTTCACCACCGCCGGCTCGGCCTCTATCTGAGGTGTGCCGGTGACCGCCAGGGTCAGCCCCACCTCCTTGTTGTCGGCGCCGCTCTGCTCGAGATCGACAATGCCCTGCAGCTCATCGGTGCTCAAGGGCCGTGGCTCAACGGATTGCTCACTCTTTTCGTAGCGCACCAGGGAGAGCAGGGCGTCCACCATGGTCTGCATCTCCTCGGTGGCGCCCAGGATCCGCTGTCTCTGGCGGTCGACAAACTCGGGCTTGGTGGACTGCCCCAGCAGGTTGGCGGCACCCCGGACTATGGTCAGTGGCGTGCGAAGTTCATGGCTGGCGTAGCGGGCAAAGGCCTGTTCGCGGCGGATCAGGGTGTCCAGCTCCTCTCTGTGCTGGTTGAAGGCGTTGGTGAGCTGGACGAACTCCTGAGCGGCGGAGTCCGCCATGTACAGAGGGGTGCGGGTGTCGTTTTTCAGATTGGCCAGCTGATCCCCCAGCTCCTTCACCGGCTGAATCAGCCGGACCGACAGCAGGTAGACCACTATGCCGACGATCATCATGATGCCGATGGCTGCACTGACCACCATCAGGTTCAGCAGCACGGTTTCCCTGTCGGTTACCTCCACCGATTCGGTCTCGGCCACCAGCACCAGGGGCTGGCTTTCACCATGCTTTTGAAACTCGGTCACCAGAACGTAGACCGAGCCCAGCTCCAGGTGCAGCTCTTCGATGATGAAGCGCTGCGACAGCAGGCGTTTCGGCACAAAGTCCGGCACATCCGCCAGGTTGTCGAAGGCGTAGGTGATGCGGTCAATCTCTATGGGGCCGGAGGCGCCGGTGAGGTAGCGGGCCACCGCCACCTCCTTGGAGAGCATCAGGGATCGCTCGTTAACCGCGTCCTCGCCCCAGTGCAGGGCGGTGTTGAACAGGGACACCATGGCCAGGCCAACGGCGATGGCCAGGGCGCCAAACACCAGCAGCAGCCGGGCGGTCATGGTGCGGACATTGGAGAAGCGGTGGCGAATCACGGGTTGAGCTCCAGCCTGAAGCCCACCTTGGGCACGGTCACCAGCATCGGCTGGGCGAAGGGCTTATCCAGCTGGTTGCGCAACTGATACACATGGCTGCGCAGCACATCGTTACTGGGGGGCTGATCGCCCCAAATGGCGTCGGTCAACTGATCCCGGCTGACCACATCCGGCGCGGCCTGTGCCAGTACCGACAGAATCTTGAAGGTGGTGGGGTTCAGGGACAGCTTCTGTCCCTGGCGCCAGGCCTGGCGGGTTTTGGTGTCGATCTCCAGCTCACCCACCTGCACCTTGCCGGTGGCCATGGTGCCGCGATAGCGGCTGATCAGCGCCAGCAGCCGAGCTTCGAGGATCTCCAGGTCGAAGGGCTTGGTCAGGTAGTCGTCGGCGCCCTCCTTAAATCCGTGCAGGGTATCCTGGCGGTTGTCCAGGGCGGTAAGCATCAGCACCGGGGTGTCCTTGCCCTGAGAGCGCAGGGCCTGACACACCTCGAAACCGTCCATGCGCGGCAGCATCAGGTCCAGGATTATGGCGTCGAAGCTCTCCTCCAGGGCCAGCTTGAGTCCCAGCTCACCGTTGTCGGCGTAGTCCAGCTCCACCTCTTTGGCCTCGAAGAAATCAAAGAGGATGCCGGCGATCTCGCGATTGTCCTCAATCAGCAGCAGTTTGGTGTTTTTCAGGCTGTCCATCAGTTACCCGGATCTCAATCAGTATGACCAGTATGATGCCCCTCTTGTGAAGAAAATGTCGATGACAAGATTTTCACGGCCTGTATTGAATACTGCGCTCCATCGGCGGGCCGACGCCCGTGCACAGTGTTCTATTTGGAAGGTGACCCATGCTGAAAACCAACCCTCAGCCCCATCGCAGAGAGCGCCCCATTACCCTGTCAGTCATCGTGCCCGTCTACAACGAGGGCGAGGGGCTGGCATTGACCCATCAGAGGGTCACCCGGGTGCTGGATGCCTTGCCGGACCGCTGCGAGATCATCTACGTCGACGACGGCAGCAAAGATGACAGCTGGTCCCTGGTGCAGAGCCTTCCCGGATCCTCCAGTGATCATGTGGGCCTGAGTCTCAGCCGTAACTTTGGCAAGGAGGCGGCCATGAGCGCCGGCTTGTCCCATGTGCGCGGACAGGCGGTGATCCTGCTGGACGCCGACCTGCAGGATCCCCCCGAGCTGATTCCTCAGATGCTGGACGCCTGGCGGGACGGCGCGGACGTGGTCAACATGAAGCGGCGGTCACGCCTGGGAGAGAGCTGGTTCAAGAAGCTGACGGCCGGGGCCTTCTACAAGGTGATGAACTGGGCCTCAGATGTCCCCATTCCGGAGAACGTCGGAGACTTTCGACTGATGAGCCGTCAGGTGGTGGACCACATCAATCAGTTGCCCGAGCGCAATCGTTACATGAAGGGGCTGTTTGCCTGGCCCGGCTTCAAGCAGATCACCCTGGAGTTTGACCGGGACCCCAGAGCCGTCGGCGTGACCAAGTGGAACTATGGCAAGCTGTTCGGCTTCGCCATGGACGGCATCGCCTCCTTCAGCATCCGGCCACTGCGACTGGCCACCTGGTGTGGCTTGCTGACCGCCTTCAGCGCCTTTGTCTACGGCATGGTGGTGGTGGTCAAAACCCTGGTGTTTGGCGAAGTGGTCAGCGGTTATCCCTCGATGATGGTGGTGCAACTGCTGCTCGGCGGCATCCAACTGCTGGCACTGGGGCTGATTGGTGAGTATCTGGGGCGGGTGGTGATGGAGGTGAAACAGCGTCCCCAGTACCTGATTCGCGAAGCGTCCCACAATGACGGCGTGGATACCCTGGTCGCCCTGGAGGCCCGCCGATGATCGCTCGCGTTATTCGCTCGCCCCTTGGGTGGGTGTTGTTCCTTGCCCTGGCCGTTCGTCTGCTCTCTCTCGGTGCCTATCCGCTGATGGACACCACCGAAGCCCGCTACGGCAACATGGCCAGGCTGATGGTGGAAACCGGCAACTGGCTGACGCCACAATTCGATCTGGGGGTGCCGTTTTGGGGTAAGCCGCCGCTGCACACCTGGATGAGTGCCGGCTCTGCTGCCGCTCTGGGGATGAATGAGTTTGCCTTAAGGTTGCCCCACTGGCTGGCGGGCGTGGCCGTGTTGGCTCTGATGGCGCTGTTCGCCAGACGACAGGGGCTCAGTGGTCTGGTGTGTGCCATGGTGCTGGCCACCTGCGTGATCTTTGCCATTGCCGCCGGCGCGGTGATGACCGACATCGCCCTGACCCTGGGGATGACCCTGGCCATGGTGGGTTTCTACCTTGGCTGGCAGGGGCACTATCGGGCTGGTTACCTGGGCTTTGTCGGCCTGGCCGTGGGACTGCTGGCCAAGGGGCCTCTGGTGATCGTGCTGGTGGGGCTGGCGGTGGTGCCATTTCTTATCTGGCAGCATCGCCTGAGCTTTCTCAAGGCGTTGTGGCAGCGTATTCCCCTGGTGGGGGGCACTGTGGCCATGATGATCATCGCCGCGCCCTGGTATCTGGCGGCCGAGCAGGCCACCCCAGGCTTTTTGAACTACTTCCTGGTGGGCGAGCACTTCCTTCGATTTGTGGAGAGTGGTTGGCAGGGCGATCTCTACGGCAGTGCCCATGACCAGCCCAGAGGCACCATCTGGGTGTTCTGGCTGATGTCGGCTCTGCCCTGGTCCCTGGTACTGCCGGGGCTGTGGTGGCGCAAGGGCCGCCGGGGGCTGAGCCCGCTGCAGGGGTTTGCCCTGTGCTGGATGGTGTCGCCCATGGTGCTCTTTACCTTTGCCGGCAACATCCTGCCCGCCTATGTGTTGCCCGGGGTGCCGGCTCTGGCGCTGCTGGTGGCCAGCATGGTTGAAGAGAAGGATAAGCGCTGGTTGTCTGTAACCGGACTGGTGCTGCCGCTGCTGCTGAGCGCCGCCACCCTGGTTTTGCACTTCAAGGTGGGTGAGGAGCGCAGCGACAAGGCGCTGCTGGCCCAGGCACCGGGGTGGAACCAGCCCCTCTACTATCTGGGTAAACGCAGCTTCTCCGGGCAATACTACTCAGGTGGCCGGGCCGAACTGGTGGCCGATGCCGATGAGCTGGCCCTCAAAACCGGCGACTACTTCCTGGTGTTGCCGTCCGGGCGCAACTGGCGGGATCTGGGGCTGGAGAGTCGTCACTGCGTTCAGTTGGCTTCGGCCAGAAAGCGCAGCATGCTGGAGTGCCGGGCCGATGTCGCACTGGATTAAGTTTGCCCTGGTGGGGAGCATGGGGTTTGGGGTGGACATGACAGTGTTCACCTCGCTGCACCTGGCCGGGCTGGCCC is a genomic window of Ferrimonas sp. YFM containing:
- a CDS encoding response regulator, which encodes MEVMVRLCLMILCVWLPSAYAVPETNGRVALTMAERAWLAQNPVVTVAVEDWPPIAFEQSNGQAGGLSAGFLDLIAKRTGLRFRYEARPWLAILQGVKDEELDIIPALFHLPERETYGIFTQSYFSVKEFLYVKSSNTGISSFEDLRGKRLALVRGYTSWNRVAAAYPDIELVPAETLLDAINLVLNGDADATFEAQVAVEHTLNASLMGGLKGMPQNAFDDIPLRMMVRKSAPELASILQKGLDSVSAEEKRAIMGRWLHTATDDVEPEFATYESLRWLTALLVVIITALFVMGKLMQRFAQSERAELQFGSPRFSYLVVTGLAVFVTFVIAMSLMMMDYNRRVLEERNQISMEVIATSVVESLESMVEGRQQALSLVAQKPDFIALVESLLTIPRHPQLLINSEEQQELRSELASLNSILGDLGFFVIAPDGTTLASARDMAVGERNLIAAARPGEFIQLLAGQSLFIPPLPSDIADTGFTMFVAIPIFNRYGKVIAVLAERLDPHKDFNAIIGAGRVGETGETYALDRKGLLLSSSRFEEMLVKTGQIPAGVPSIRALEVRDPGGDLTQGFVPESGKRPLTKMAQSISLVQSGSSLEPYRDYRGVPVVGVWKWSEVLGIGVATEMDETEAMLSYTTLKSTLSLVLGVTLFFAVVAILFTLSLGKNANRRLSRAKASLDKRVRQRTLELSLSEEKVRLLLGSVGQGIVGTDVEGRINFVNPAALAMLGYQEEAMVGRALEPLLMLEPAQEGPPRPSPLGLTLSRGSKEHLDDVLLKRRSGQSFSAEYATHPVVKEEEIVGAVVVFSDITQRKTMARDLAQAKQEAELASEAKSEFLANMSHEIRTPMNAIIGMSYLALETNLDRKQRSFIDKVHRSAEALLGIINDILDFSKIEAGKMTLEQTPFYLDDVLSNLSNLIALKAEEKGLELLFNVESDVPQALIGDPLRLGQILTNLGNNAIKFTEKGEIVISIRLQERHNNRAQLLFTVRDTGIGMNREQRQRLFRAFSQADSSTTRKYGGTGLGLTISKTLTELMGGEIWVESKPGEGSAFNFTAWVEMQENAEPRTQFDAEQLSQLTALVVDDNPSARTILVSMLENFGIHTDSAEGGERGLTMLPAGRYDLLFIDWKMPDLDGFGCLRAMRNFQLEKEPKVIMVTAYGREEAMQEGMDNGQLLHGVLSKPITPSTLLDAIGEARGEAVVRANRKLDKRSMMKRSLSQLQGAHLLLVEDNEFNQDLARELLEQNGLTVEVAGDGQQAVDRINRGQEYDAVLMDVQMPVMDGYQATRAIRAIPGMGALPIIAMTANVMSRDIDRAKEVGMNDHVGKPIDVEEMFATLARWVHKGQSEVSLKEEEPQPKLDALAPHIEIDHLMAVTQGNLGLIDKLLRHFAADHLAFAESFALRLKSGNQDATRLAHTLKGVAGNLGASEVYQAAEALESACQVPRSDAELMVMAEEVEKLLQPVRLAIAAYLGPQGQGPTTMKECDPQARLQQLESLRQLLLDDDTEAVELIDELLANAREPGIRRRLGKIAQAVEQFDFQQALTLLDQLVETQGWTLKEG
- a CDS encoding two-component system response regulator codes for the protein MQNAAILVVDDNPENINLLSSVLRHDYKVKAATSGARALEIASRQPRPDMILLDVMMPEMDGYEVCERLKSDPTTAYIPVIFVTAKIAVEDETRGLNIGAVDYITKPINPTLVKARVKTHLALSDQNRELARQVAQKTEELAHTRLKVIQTLGRAAEYKDNETGMHVIRMSYYSKLIAQQLDVSEEWIDLLFNASPMHDIGKIGIVDAILKKPGRLEGEEWVEMKRHSEYGADILSGHDSELLNMARDIALAHHEKWDGTGYPKGLKGDEIPLSARIVAIADVFDALTSERPYKPAWSVEDAVAFIDQHANIHFDPALVDIFHQCLPQILEVRDQFSG
- a CDS encoding HAMP domain-containing sensor histidine kinase, producing MIRHRFSNVRTMTARLLLVFGALAIAVGLAMVSLFNTALHWGEDAVNERSLMLSKEVAVARYLTGASGPIEIDRITYAFDNLADVPDFVPKRLLSQRFIIEELHLELGSVYVLVTEFQKHGESQPLVLVAETESVEVTDRETVLLNLMVVSAAIGIMMIVGIVVYLLSVRLIQPVKELGDQLANLKNDTRTPLYMADSAAQEFVQLTNAFNQHREELDTLIRREQAFARYASHELRTPLTIVRGAANLLGQSTKPEFVDRQRQRILGATEEMQTMVDALLSLVRYEKSEQSVEPRPLSTDELQGIVDLEQSGADNKEVGLTLAVTGTPQIEAEPAVVKMIIGNLLRNAIAATGKGEVRISMDDHSLTILDQGPGLDGIECGGHGLGLLIVEDLCQRYRWLFELKNRDTQGCVARIRFSH
- a CDS encoding response regulator transcription factor; this translates as MDSLKNTKLLLIEDNREIAGILFDFFEAKEVELDYADNGELGLKLALEESFDAIILDLMLPRMDGFEVCQALRSQGKDTPVLMLTALDNRQDTLHGFKEGADDYLTKPFDLEILEARLLALISRYRGTMATGKVQVGELEIDTKTRQAWRQGQKLSLNPTTFKILSVLAQAAPDVVSRDQLTDAIWGDQPPSNDVLRSHVYQLRNQLDKPFAQPMLVTVPKVGFRLELNP
- a CDS encoding glycosyltransferase family 2 protein codes for the protein MLKTNPQPHRRERPITLSVIVPVYNEGEGLALTHQRVTRVLDALPDRCEIIYVDDGSKDDSWSLVQSLPGSSSDHVGLSLSRNFGKEAAMSAGLSHVRGQAVILLDADLQDPPELIPQMLDAWRDGADVVNMKRRSRLGESWFKKLTAGAFYKVMNWASDVPIPENVGDFRLMSRQVVDHINQLPERNRYMKGLFAWPGFKQITLEFDRDPRAVGVTKWNYGKLFGFAMDGIASFSIRPLRLATWCGLLTAFSAFVYGMVVVVKTLVFGEVVSGYPSMMVVQLLLGGIQLLALGLIGEYLGRVVMEVKQRPQYLIREASHNDGVDTLVALEARR
- a CDS encoding glycosyltransferase family 39 protein, producing the protein MIARVIRSPLGWVLFLALAVRLLSLGAYPLMDTTEARYGNMARLMVETGNWLTPQFDLGVPFWGKPPLHTWMSAGSAAALGMNEFALRLPHWLAGVAVLALMALFARRQGLSGLVCAMVLATCVIFAIAAGAVMTDIALTLGMTLAMVGFYLGWQGHYRAGYLGFVGLAVGLLAKGPLVIVLVGLAVVPFLIWQHRLSFLKALWQRIPLVGGTVAMMIIAAPWYLAAEQATPGFLNYFLVGEHFLRFVESGWQGDLYGSAHDQPRGTIWVFWLMSALPWSLVLPGLWWRKGRRGLSPLQGFALCWMVSPMVLFTFAGNILPAYVLPGVPALALLVASMVEEKDKRWLSVTGLVLPLLLSAATLVLHFKVGEERSDKALLAQAPGWNQPLYYLGKRSFSGQYYSGGRAELVADADELALKTGDYFLVLPSGRNWRDLGLESRHCVQLASARKRSMLECRADVALD